Proteins encoded together in one Microbacterium sp. ABRD28 window:
- a CDS encoding ATP-dependent helicase translates to MSDASTVAAPEVLGRFGPATQDWFRGAFAEPTAAQAGAWDAISHGKHALVVAPTGSGKTLSAFLWAIDRIFREKDAPATTSDDAPRRRRGARATPPAHTRVLYISPLKALGVDVERNLRSPLVGIGQSGRRLGQPVPNVTVGVRSGDTSSSDRRKLVTDPPDILITTPESLYLMLTSQAGETLREVHTVIIDEVHAVAATKRGAHLAVSLERLDALRQSHDAGAAPAQRIGLSATVRPIDEVARFLGGSQPVEIVAPRSAKAFDLRVVVPVEDMLNPPPPPGAPPEPVDGGDASGDWYAPDSAPEERTGSLWPHVEEAIVDRILAHRSTIVFSNSRRLAERLTGRLNEIYAERIGAEVPDPTVPAAMMAQAGSSAGAPAVLAKAHHGSVSKEQRAQVEEELKSGVLRCVVATSSLELGIDMGAVDLVIQVEAPPSAASGLQRIGRAGHQVGEVSRAALFPKHRGDVLHTAIVTERMLAGQIEAIAVPQNPLDILAQQTVAACALGPIDVEGWFETVKRSAPFRTLPRSAYEATLDLLAGRFPSDEFAELRPRLVWDRDHGTLTGRPGSQRIAVTSGGTIPDRGLFGVFVAGESSNARVGELDEEMVYESRVNDVFTLGTTSWRIVEITHDRVNVVPAFGQPGKLPFWHGDGIGRPAELGEALGKFSREVTSAGPEKAAQRLDAAGLDPHAQQNLLTYLAEQREATGSLPTDRTLTVERSRDEVGDWRVILHSPFGMQVHAPWALAVNARIRERLGVEGAAVASDDGIIARVPDATAEPPGAELFVFEPDELEQIVTDEVGGSALFASRFRECAARALLMPRTNPNRRSPLWQQRQRAAQLLEVARRYPTFPIILETLREVLQDVYDLPALLRIAASIADRRIRLIETTTSQPSPFARDLLFGYVGAFMYEGDSPLAERRAAALSVDPALLGELLGKVEMRELLDPDVITQFEREVQRLDPERRVKGIEGVADLLRLLGPLDADDVTARLQPDEGAASAAPERKTAQALLDALVESRRAIPVTIGGVPRVAGIEDAGRLRDALGVALPVGIPVAFLEPLADPLGDLVARYARTHGPFRTDDVATRLGIGTAVARLTLQRLEAQGRLSSGFFLPVGDDRTGRAEEAEWCDSEVLRRLRMRSLAAIRGSVEPVPPDAFARFLPEWQHVTRPLEGIDGVAAVVEQLAGVPVPASAWESLILPSRVSDYTPALLDELTTSGEVVWSGHGSLPGRDGWIALHPADSVPLTLAPTEDELTEGSLEARIIEVLEAGGAYFAAQLRSLADAENEQSVIDALWALTWTGRVTNDTFAPIRTLLAGGSQAHRVSRRAPRARMYRGAALPRVTPSAPPRPPAIGGRWALLPAVEPDPALRATAAASLLLDRYGVVTRGSVQSEGMPGGFAQAYRVLAGFEEAGHCRRGYVIEKLGAAQFAASSTVDRLRHFAALADPPPRAAVTLAATDPANPYGAALGWPRVEGVSHRPGRKAGGLVVLVDGRLVLYVERGGKSTLAFTDDVASLQSAARDLAATIAARRLDTVTIEQVNGSFVLGTPVGGALREAGFVESPRGLTLRRATAAAAGAGGPGRRA, encoded by the coding sequence CCGTCGCCGCCGCGGCGCCCGGGCGACTCCGCCTGCCCACACCCGGGTGCTCTACATCTCGCCGTTGAAGGCCCTGGGGGTCGACGTCGAGCGCAACCTCCGCTCTCCGCTGGTCGGCATCGGCCAATCGGGCCGGCGCCTGGGCCAGCCTGTGCCGAACGTCACCGTCGGTGTGCGGTCGGGTGACACCTCATCGAGCGACCGCCGCAAGCTCGTCACCGATCCCCCCGACATCCTGATCACGACGCCCGAGTCGCTGTACCTCATGCTCACCAGCCAGGCCGGTGAGACTCTCCGCGAGGTGCACACGGTCATCATCGACGAGGTGCACGCGGTGGCCGCCACCAAGCGCGGCGCGCACCTGGCGGTGAGCCTCGAACGCCTCGACGCGTTGCGTCAGTCGCACGATGCGGGCGCGGCGCCGGCGCAGCGCATCGGCCTTTCGGCCACGGTCCGTCCGATCGACGAGGTCGCCCGGTTCCTCGGAGGGTCGCAACCGGTCGAGATCGTCGCACCACGATCGGCCAAGGCGTTCGACCTGCGCGTGGTGGTGCCCGTCGAAGACATGCTCAATCCGCCACCGCCGCCGGGAGCACCCCCCGAACCGGTGGACGGCGGCGACGCCTCCGGCGATTGGTACGCACCGGACTCCGCTCCGGAGGAGCGGACCGGGTCGCTGTGGCCGCACGTCGAGGAGGCGATCGTCGACCGCATCCTCGCCCACCGATCGACGATCGTGTTCTCCAACTCTCGACGTCTCGCCGAGCGATTGACCGGTCGGCTGAACGAGATCTACGCCGAGCGCATCGGCGCCGAGGTCCCCGATCCGACGGTCCCGGCGGCGATGATGGCCCAGGCCGGGTCGTCGGCCGGCGCGCCCGCCGTTCTCGCGAAGGCCCACCACGGCTCGGTGTCGAAGGAGCAGCGCGCCCAGGTCGAGGAGGAGCTGAAGTCGGGCGTGCTCCGCTGCGTCGTGGCGACGTCGAGCCTCGAGCTCGGTATCGACATGGGCGCGGTCGATCTCGTCATCCAGGTCGAAGCTCCGCCGTCGGCCGCATCGGGGCTGCAGCGCATCGGGCGTGCGGGCCACCAGGTGGGCGAGGTCAGCCGCGCCGCCCTGTTCCCCAAGCACCGCGGCGATGTGCTGCACACGGCGATCGTCACCGAGCGGATGCTCGCCGGACAGATCGAGGCGATCGCCGTCCCGCAGAATCCCCTCGACATCCTCGCCCAGCAGACCGTCGCCGCATGCGCCCTCGGACCGATCGACGTGGAGGGCTGGTTCGAGACGGTCAAACGCAGCGCCCCCTTCCGCACCCTCCCCCGCTCCGCCTATGAGGCCACACTCGACCTGCTGGCCGGGCGCTTCCCGTCGGACGAGTTCGCCGAGCTTCGGCCGAGGCTCGTGTGGGATCGCGACCACGGCACCCTCACCGGTCGTCCCGGCTCCCAGCGGATCGCCGTGACGAGTGGGGGGACGATCCCCGACCGGGGGCTGTTCGGGGTGTTCGTCGCCGGCGAGAGCAGCAACGCCCGCGTCGGCGAGCTCGACGAGGAGATGGTCTACGAATCCCGCGTCAACGACGTGTTCACGCTCGGCACGACCAGCTGGCGAATCGTGGAGATCACGCACGATCGGGTGAACGTCGTGCCGGCCTTCGGCCAGCCGGGCAAGCTTCCCTTCTGGCACGGTGACGGGATCGGTCGCCCCGCCGAACTCGGCGAAGCCCTCGGGAAGTTCTCCCGAGAAGTGACCTCGGCGGGGCCCGAGAAGGCGGCGCAGCGCCTCGACGCCGCGGGGCTCGACCCCCACGCGCAGCAGAACCTCCTCACCTACCTCGCCGAGCAGCGCGAGGCGACCGGATCCCTCCCGACAGACCGCACGCTGACGGTCGAGCGCTCCCGCGACGAGGTCGGCGACTGGCGTGTCATCCTTCATTCCCCGTTCGGCATGCAGGTGCACGCGCCCTGGGCGCTCGCGGTGAACGCCCGGATCCGCGAGCGCCTCGGCGTCGAAGGCGCGGCCGTCGCCAGCGACGACGGCATCATCGCCCGGGTGCCGGATGCCACGGCCGAGCCGCCCGGCGCGGAGCTGTTCGTGTTCGAACCCGACGAGCTCGAGCAGATCGTCACCGACGAGGTCGGCGGGTCGGCGCTGTTCGCCTCCCGGTTCCGCGAATGCGCCGCCCGCGCCCTCCTCATGCCGCGGACGAACCCCAACCGGCGGAGCCCGCTGTGGCAGCAGCGTCAACGTGCCGCCCAGCTGCTCGAGGTCGCGCGGCGCTACCCGACCTTCCCGATCATCCTCGAGACACTCCGCGAAGTGCTGCAGGACGTGTACGACCTGCCGGCGCTGCTGCGCATCGCTGCGAGCATCGCCGACCGTCGCATCCGGCTGATCGAGACGACCACCAGCCAGCCGTCCCCCTTCGCTCGCGACCTGCTGTTCGGATATGTCGGAGCGTTCATGTACGAGGGCGACTCGCCGCTCGCCGAGCGTCGCGCTGCCGCCCTGTCGGTCGACCCCGCGCTTCTGGGCGAACTGCTCGGCAAGGTCGAGATGCGGGAGCTGCTCGATCCCGACGTCATCACGCAATTCGAACGCGAAGTGCAACGGCTCGACCCGGAACGCCGAGTGAAGGGGATCGAAGGGGTCGCCGATCTGCTGCGACTGCTCGGGCCGCTCGACGCAGACGACGTGACCGCGCGCCTTCAGCCGGACGAAGGGGCGGCATCCGCCGCACCCGAGCGGAAGACCGCCCAGGCACTGCTCGACGCCCTCGTCGAGTCGCGACGCGCGATCCCCGTCACGATCGGCGGTGTGCCCCGCGTCGCCGGCATCGAAGACGCCGGCCGTCTCCGCGACGCTCTCGGCGTGGCCCTGCCCGTGGGCATCCCGGTGGCGTTCCTCGAGCCGTTGGCCGATCCGCTCGGCGACCTCGTCGCGCGCTACGCGCGCACCCACGGCCCGTTCCGAACCGATGACGTCGCCACCCGCCTGGGCATCGGCACCGCCGTCGCCCGCCTCACCCTGCAGCGCCTCGAAGCGCAGGGGCGCCTCTCGAGCGGGTTCTTCCTTCCCGTGGGCGACGACCGGACCGGTCGCGCCGAGGAGGCCGAGTGGTGCGACAGCGAGGTGCTGCGCCGCCTGCGGATGCGCTCGCTCGCCGCCATCCGTGGCAGCGTCGAGCCCGTTCCCCCCGACGCTTTCGCGCGATTCCTGCCCGAATGGCAGCATGTCACCCGGCCCCTCGAAGGCATCGACGGCGTCGCCGCCGTCGTCGAGCAGCTGGCGGGGGTTCCCGTCCCGGCCAGCGCATGGGAGTCGCTCATCCTCCCCTCGCGGGTCAGCGACTACACCCCGGCCCTCCTGGATGAGCTGACCACCAGCGGCGAGGTGGTCTGGTCCGGACACGGGTCGCTTCCCGGGCGCGACGGCTGGATCGCCCTGCATCCGGCCGACTCCGTGCCGCTCACGCTCGCACCGACCGAGGACGAGCTCACCGAGGGTTCGCTCGAAGCGCGCATCATCGAGGTGCTCGAGGCCGGCGGCGCCTACTTCGCGGCTCAGTTGCGCTCACTGGCCGACGCCGAGAACGAGCAGTCCGTGATCGATGCCCTCTGGGCGCTGACGTGGACCGGTCGCGTCACCAACGACACCTTCGCGCCCATTCGCACCCTTCTCGCCGGTGGCTCGCAGGCCCACCGCGTCAGCCGGCGTGCGCCGCGCGCGCGGATGTATCGCGGCGCGGCCCTGCCCCGTGTCACCCCGTCGGCACCGCCGCGCCCGCCGGCGATCGGCGGGCGCTGGGCGCTCCTTCCCGCGGTCGAGCCCGACCCCGCGCTGCGGGCGACGGCGGCGGCGAGCCTGCTGCTCGACCGCTACGGGGTGGTGACGCGCGGCTCCGTCCAATCCGAGGGGATGCCGGGCGGCTTCGCTCAGGCCTACCGGGTGCTCGCGGGCTTCGAGGAGGCCGGTCACTGCCGACGCGGGTACGTGATCGAGAAGCTCGGCGCCGCCCAGTTCGCCGCGTCGAGCACGGTCGATCGCCTGCGCCACTTCGCCGCTCTGGCCGACCCGCCGCCACGGGCCGCCGTCACCCTCGCTGCGACCGACCCCGCCAACCCCTACGGCGCCGCTCTTGGCTGGCCTCGGGTCGAGGGCGTCTCCCACCGCCCCGGCCGGAAAGCCGGCGGCCTCGTCGTCCTCGTCGACGGTCGTCTGGTGCTGTACGTCGAGCGCGGGGGCAAATCGACCCTCGCCTTCACCGATGATGTCGCCTCACTGCAGTCGGCAGCGCGCGACCTGGCCGCGACGATCGCCGCGCGCCGGCTCGACACGGTGACGATCGAACAGGTCAACGGCTCGTTCGTTCTCGGCACGCCCGTGGGAGGCGCCCTGCGCGAGGCCGGTTTCGTCGAGAGCCCGCGCGGTCTGACACTGCGCCGCGCCACCGCGGCCGCAGCCGGTGCGGGAGGACCGGGGCGCCGTGCCTGA